A region of Cryptococcus decagattii chromosome 3, complete sequence DNA encodes the following proteins:
- a CDS encoding calcium/proton exchanger — translation MATLETSPLLPSQASEHTPVSKPFDLLGSTRYLLLGSWINVLLICVPLSFAAEGFAWSAAARFTTSFLAIVPLAKLLGDSTEQLSMKLGQTLGGLLNATFGNAVELIVAIAALRQDELDLVQRSLLGSVLSNLLLVLGMSFFAAGFFFYESTFQATAAQASSSLMTLACITLILPAAYHASEIDNGSSLVGTLLGKEVSDLSDRSLKGLLLLSRGTSVILLLTYFGYLYFQLRTHSGLFEAEIEETEEMEVAEMDQWSAGTWLLIITIHWAHPSPSCCVGSSIQIAAGMIPLLVIIAWPLQKDLTLFFANFETIVLFVSVMLVNLLLQDGRSNYMEGVMLMSLYLVIALSYLV, via the exons ATGGCCACACTCGAAACATCTCcactccttccttcccagGCGTCTGAACATACTCCCGTCTCGAAACCCTTCGATCTGCTGGGTTCCACTAGATATCTATTGTTGGGATCTTGGATTAACGTTCTCCTAATTTGTGTCCCTCTTAGCTTTGCAG CCGAGGGGTTCGCTTGGAGTGCGGCCGCTCGATTCACGACATCCTTCCTGGCGATTGTTCCCTTAGCTAAG CTTCTAGGGGACAGTACCGAGCAGTTGTCCATGAAACTCGGGCAAACACTTGGGGGTCTTCTGAACGCAAC CTTCGGTAACGCAGTCGAGTTAATTGTCGCCATCGCTGCTTTACGACAGG ATGAGCTAGATCTTGTTCAAAGGTCCCTTTTGGGCAGTGTGCTTTCAAATTTACTTTTGGTTTTGGGCATGAGCTTCTTTGC GGCtggtttcttcttctatgAATCCACCTTTCAGGCTACAGCTGCCCAAGCAAGTTCATCACTGATGACGCTTGCCTGTATAACATTGATTCTGCCCGCTGCCT ATCACGCCTCAGAGATTGACAACGGTAGCTCCCTTGTTGGCACCTTGTTGGGCAAAGAAGTGTCCGATCTTTCTGATAGATCCCTCAAAggtcttctcctcctttcGCGAGGAACTTCTgtcattctcctccttaCTTATTTTGGATATCTTTATTTTCAGCTGCGGACTCATTCCGGCCTATTCGAAGCTGAGATTGAAGAAacagaagaaatggaagtTGCAGAAATGGATCAATGGAGTGCTGGCACCTGGCTGTTAATCATAACA ATTCATTGGgctcatccttctccctcttgTTG TGTTGGGTCTAGCATTCAGATTGCTGCTGGCATGATCCCACTGCTGGTTATCATTGCATGGCCCCTTCAAAAAGATTTAACACTTTTCTTT GCCAACTTTGAGACAATTGTCCTGTTTGTGTCAGTGATGCTGGTCAACTTACTATTGCAAGATG GCCGCAGCAATTACATGGAGGGTGTTATGT TGATGTCCTTATACCTTGTGATTGCCCTGAGCTACCTTGTCTAA
- a CDS encoding ribosomal protein L13, translating into MSATKGNTALALTRVWHHASAQNRVLGNLASRIAWVLMGKHKPTYDPAVDAGDYVIVSDALQVRLTGNKATDKVYYHHTGFMGGLKKVPITRLRERRPEEIIRKAVSGMLPKNTFRDRRLERLKIFPGAAPEVYKGNVLTTWREAGAKVEQSPSASSVSQTKA; encoded by the exons ATGTCCGCAACAAAAGGAAAC ACCGCTCTCGCCCTTACCCGTGTCTGGCACCACGCTTCCGCGCAAAACAGAGTTCTTGGAAACCTTGCAAGCCGGATAGCATGGGTGCTTATGGGGAAGCACAAACCCACATATGACCCCGCAG TGGACGCAGGAGATTATGTTATCGTCTCAGATGCTTTACAGGTGCGATTGACAGGGAACAAGGCCACGGATAAGGTCTACTATCACCACACAGGATTCATGGGAGGTTTGAAGAAGGTCCCTATCACAAGACTAAGAGAACGTCGACCAGAAGAG ATTATCCGCAAGGCGGTCTCCGGTATGCTTCCGAAAAACACTTTCCGTGATAGAAGACTCGAACGATTAAAGATATTCCCTGGCGCAGCTCCAGAGGTGTACAAGGGCAATGTGTTGACTACTTGGCGAGAGGCTGGTGCCAAGGTAGAGCAATCCCCAAGTGCTTCGTCGGTTTCACAAACGAAAGCTTGA